A single Bifidobacterium scardovii JCM 12489 = DSM 13734 DNA region contains:
- a CDS encoding substrate-binding domain-containing protein yields the protein MYYDEEVDEPSDDLLSQILALRERPTAVCCVMDLMAIPLYFTMIRYGMHVPRDISLTGFDDSTYAKESGLTTMRQDPAELGRCVAAKTLALIEGETLERPHELLATRLIIRNSTSSIEEPALD from the coding sequence ATCTACTACGACGAGGAGGTGGACGAGCCCTCCGACGATCTGCTGTCGCAGATCCTCGCCCTGAGGGAACGCCCGACCGCCGTATGCTGCGTCATGGATCTCATGGCGATCCCCCTGTACTTCACCATGATCCGATACGGCATGCATGTGCCGCGCGACATCTCGCTGACCGGCTTCGACGACTCGACCTACGCCAAGGAGAGCGGCCTGACGACCATGCGGCAGGATCCCGCCGAACTGGGCCGCTGCGTCGCCGCGAAAACGCTGGCCCTGATCGAGGGGGAGACGCTCGAGCGCCCCCACGAGCTGCTGGCCACCCGTCTGATCATCAGAAACAGCACGTCGTCGATCGAAGAGCCGGCTCTGGACTGA
- a CDS encoding LacI family DNA-binding transcriptional regulator — translation MEARIAQVAVKAGVSIATVSRAFAKPDLVSEKTRKRVYAAAEALNYSISRSATAMKTGRSFRIALLISEDISTWFNANLFSGLNATLGAAGYDIVIYQIETPQERRSFFSTLPVRRNADAVIVSSFAIEPNETQRLRSIHVPIIGINPPSAEACDASIGIDDRAGMREMTEYLLALGHTDIAYVSPIITTKLSHSAEARALGFHDACDGAGTPVRARELFFDERSDHPMERMAGQLVSLGPDMPTALCCYADMCALPLAFALTRHGIAVPERVSLTGFDDATYAEQYGLTTMRQDPRALGEIAARKALDLIDGDAPDEPHGLADLQLIPRLTTGPLAR, via the coding sequence ATGGAAGCGAGAATCGCGCAGGTCGCCGTCAAGGCCGGCGTCTCCATCGCCACCGTGTCGCGCGCGTTCGCCAAGCCGGATCTGGTCTCCGAGAAGACCCGCAAGCGCGTGTACGCCGCCGCGGAGGCGCTCAACTATTCGATTTCGCGGTCGGCCACCGCGATGAAGACCGGCCGATCGTTCCGCATCGCCCTGCTGATCAGCGAGGACATCTCGACGTGGTTCAACGCCAATCTGTTCTCCGGACTGAACGCCACGCTCGGCGCCGCCGGATACGACATCGTCATCTACCAGATCGAGACCCCGCAGGAGCGCCGAAGCTTTTTCTCCACGCTGCCCGTGCGGCGCAACGCCGACGCGGTGATCGTCTCGTCGTTCGCCATCGAACCGAACGAAACGCAGCGCCTGCGCAGCATCCATGTGCCGATCATCGGCATCAACCCGCCCTCCGCGGAAGCCTGCGACGCCTCGATCGGCATCGACGACCGCGCCGGCATGCGCGAGATGACCGAATACCTGCTGGCGCTGGGCCACACCGACATCGCCTACGTCAGCCCGATCATCACCACCAAGCTCTCGCACAGCGCCGAGGCCCGGGCATTGGGGTTCCACGACGCCTGCGACGGCGCCGGCACGCCGGTGCGGGCGCGCGAGCTGTTCTTCGACGAGCGGTCCGATCACCCGATGGAGCGGATGGCCGGCCAGCTGGTCTCCCTCGGGCCGGACATGCCCACGGCACTGTGCTGCTACGCCGATATGTGCGCTCTGCCGCTCGCCTTCGCGCTGACCCGCCACGGCATCGCCGTCCCGGAGCGGGTATCGCTGACCGGGTTCGACGACGCGACGTACGCCGAGCAGTACGGATTGACGACCATGCGGCAGGATCCGCGCGCGCTCGGCGAGATCGCCGCCCGGAAGGCGCTGGACCTGATCGATGGGGACGCGCCGGACGAGCCGCACGGGCTGGCCGACCTGCAGCTGATCCCGCGCCTGACGACGGGGCCGCTCGCCCGGTGA
- a CDS encoding LacI family DNA-binding transcriptional regulator yields MAASIYDVASKAGVSISTVSRAFTRPELVSSKTLDKVLAAANDLDYSITRAATTMKTGQSFRIALLLSDAASTWFNSSLIDGIDVVLHPAGYDFSIYRVTNIEERREFFSTLPVKKNVDAVITASFGLDAKESERLASIGVPIVGINPTSYEGLDASIGVDDRRAATLAADHLISLGHRRITYVRTNPVSSLHYSALQREEGFSDACDSSADPINLRIVTLSDGSDCIDLALTEILDGKAQPTAIACQEDNIAMRLLFRLRRYGLDVPKDISLTGFDDSTYAADAGLTTIHQDPTAMGSAAARKTLSLLAGNTPAPEHDIVPAHLVMRSSTAAPRA; encoded by the coding sequence ATGGCAGCTTCGATCTACGACGTGGCATCCAAGGCCGGGGTGTCCATCTCCACGGTGTCGCGCGCCTTTACGCGCCCGGAACTCGTGAGCAGCAAGACCCTCGACAAGGTGCTCGCCGCCGCCAACGATCTCGACTATTCGATCACACGCGCCGCCACCACCATGAAGACCGGCCAATCGTTCCGCATCGCCCTGCTGCTGAGCGACGCCGCCTCGACATGGTTCAACTCGTCGCTGATCGATGGCATCGATGTGGTGCTGCATCCCGCAGGCTATGATTTTTCGATCTACCGCGTCACCAACATCGAGGAGCGCAGGGAATTCTTCAGCACGCTGCCGGTCAAGAAAAATGTCGACGCCGTCATCACGGCCTCGTTCGGGCTTGACGCCAAGGAGAGCGAACGATTGGCCTCGATCGGCGTACCCATCGTCGGCATCAATCCGACTTCATACGAGGGGCTGGACGCTTCGATCGGCGTCGACGACCGCCGCGCCGCCACCTTGGCCGCCGACCACCTTATCTCGCTGGGGCATCGGCGCATCACCTACGTGCGGACCAATCCGGTCTCGTCGCTGCACTACAGCGCATTGCAACGCGAGGAAGGATTCTCAGACGCCTGCGATTCCAGCGCCGACCCAATCAATCTGCGCATCGTGACGCTGAGCGACGGCTCCGATTGCATTGACCTGGCCCTCACGGAGATCCTCGACGGAAAGGCGCAGCCAACCGCCATCGCCTGCCAGGAGGACAACATCGCCATGCGGCTGCTGTTCCGCCTGCGCCGCTACGGACTCGATGTTCCCAAGGACATCTCACTGACCGGATTCGACGACAGCACATATGCCGCCGATGCCGGACTGACCACGATCCATCAGGATCCCACCGCGATGGGCTCCGCCGCCGCGCGCAAGACGCTGTCGCTGCTTGCCGGCAACACCCCGGCCCCGGAGCACGATATCGTTCCGGCGCATCTGGTAATGAGATCTTCCACCGCCGCCCCGCGCGCGTAG
- a CDS encoding ABC transporter substrate-binding protein, producing MKSAQKIIATGAVLAMSITALSACGSSTADASKGKVYFLNTKPEIVDQLQELADAYTDETGVSVDIQTAASGTSNQTLTSELSKKDGPSMFNLAGFDQYAKFKDYLEPVQDSEAYKLLTDEGKSYSFKDGDTAYTIPYAAEWYGIIYNKKIVNEYAKKSYSVIKSADDITSWDVLKKVADSMQEHKDDLGLDGAFSTPGLDASDNYRFAAHMDRIPLFYELKDLGKTFSLDITGKYMDHYKDLWDTMVKDSPTEASLIGSGTYEDSTAEFSTGTVAFYPNGVWAYSQIKDNDVADDDLGMLPYYMGNPGEEDYGPAAVYDANWAINKNASDEDKQASLDFIKWMVTSDTGKNAIAKEMGFAAPFTSFGDDDQPANPLVAAAKEWTDKGKKAVYSANIPGQQWIDNVSNALVEYTQGTDKWDAVVQALAGTWKTLWEAYEQSSGMLPPEDPLS from the coding sequence ATGAAGTCAGCTCAGAAGATCATCGCCACAGGAGCCGTACTCGCTATGAGCATCACTGCGCTGTCCGCATGCGGCAGCAGCACTGCGGATGCCAGCAAGGGGAAGGTCTACTTCCTGAACACCAAGCCCGAAATCGTCGATCAGCTGCAGGAGCTGGCCGATGCCTACACCGACGAAACCGGCGTCTCGGTCGACATCCAGACCGCGGCCTCCGGCACCAGCAACCAGACGCTGACCTCCGAGCTGTCCAAGAAGGACGGCCCCTCCATGTTCAATCTGGCTGGTTTCGATCAGTACGCGAAGTTCAAGGACTACCTCGAGCCGGTCCAGGATTCCGAAGCCTACAAGCTGCTGACCGACGAGGGCAAGAGCTACTCGTTCAAGGACGGCGACACCGCGTACACGATCCCGTACGCGGCCGAGTGGTACGGCATCATCTACAACAAGAAGATCGTCAACGAGTACGCGAAGAAGAGCTACTCGGTCATCAAGTCGGCCGATGACATCACCAGCTGGGATGTGCTCAAGAAGGTCGCCGACAGCATGCAGGAGCACAAGGACGACCTCGGCCTCGACGGCGCGTTCTCCACTCCGGGCCTCGACGCCTCCGACAACTACCGCTTCGCCGCGCACATGGACCGCATCCCGCTGTTCTACGAGCTCAAGGATCTGGGCAAGACGTTCTCGCTCGACATCACCGGCAAGTACATGGACCACTACAAGGACCTGTGGGACACGATGGTCAAGGACAGCCCGACCGAGGCGTCCCTGATCGGCTCCGGCACCTATGAGGACTCCACCGCCGAGTTCTCCACCGGCACCGTCGCGTTCTACCCGAACGGCGTGTGGGCGTACAGCCAGATCAAGGACAACGACGTGGCCGACGATGACCTCGGCATGCTGCCGTACTACATGGGCAACCCGGGCGAGGAGGATTACGGTCCCGCCGCGGTGTACGACGCCAACTGGGCCATCAACAAGAACGCCTCCGACGAGGACAAGCAGGCCTCGCTCGACTTCATCAAGTGGATGGTGACCTCCGACACCGGCAAGAACGCGATCGCCAAGGAAATGGGCTTCGCCGCTCCGTTCACCTCGTTCGGAGACGACGACCAGCCGGCCAACCCGCTGGTCGCGGCCGCCAAGGAGTGGACCGACAAGGGCAAGAAGGCCGTGTACTCCGCCAACATCCCCGGCCAGCAGTGGATCGACAACGTGTCCAACGCGCTCGTCGAGTACACGCAGGGCACTGACAAGTGGGACGCGGTGGTCCAGGCCCTCGCCGGCACGTGGAAGACCCTGTGGGAGGCGTACGAGCAGTCCTCCGGCATGCTTCCCCCGGAAGACCCGCTGTCCTGA
- a CDS encoding ABC transporter substrate-binding protein — MNKAQGILRRISAITAVMALGIGGLAACGSSNADPAKGKVYYINSKPEVADIWQDVADQYTKETGVEVIVETAAAGTLDQTLKSELAKSEAPTLLTINGFDSYARYKSHLADISGSDAYQLLTDEGKVYANGDGKAVYTIPFAAEYYGMIYNKKILKDYIAKDYAVINSVDDIKDFKTFKKVCDSMQEHKDDLGLEGAISNAGLDASDTYRFASHLSRIPLFYEYKDAGTTFEQNIKGTYLDDMKNIWDLYLKDSTVQPTELSSKTYEDSTAEFATGQTAFYQNGVWSYTQIKDNDVADENLGMLPLYIGAPGESAYGPASIYDASWGVNKDSSDKDKQATLDFLKWLVNSDEGKKALSQDMGFSAPYTTFGKDDQPNNPLITAALEYQEKNIPFIRSFALPSGHWGDELANALLDYTQGASDWSTVKKAYVDNWSSEWQNNKETNGSLPESQPFKG; from the coding sequence ATGAATAAGGCACAAGGAATCCTGCGCAGAATCAGCGCCATCACCGCGGTGATGGCCCTTGGCATCGGCGGCTTGGCCGCCTGCGGCAGCAGCAATGCCGATCCGGCCAAGGGCAAGGTCTACTACATCAACTCCAAGCCGGAGGTCGCCGACATCTGGCAGGACGTCGCCGACCAGTACACCAAGGAAACCGGCGTGGAGGTCATCGTCGAGACGGCAGCGGCCGGCACCCTAGATCAGACGCTGAAGAGCGAGCTCGCGAAATCCGAGGCTCCGACCCTGCTCACCATCAATGGCTTCGACTCCTACGCCCGCTACAAGTCCCACCTCGCCGACATCTCCGGAAGCGACGCGTACCAGCTGCTCACCGACGAGGGCAAGGTCTACGCGAACGGCGATGGCAAGGCCGTGTACACGATTCCGTTCGCCGCCGAATACTACGGCATGATCTACAACAAGAAGATCCTGAAGGACTACATCGCAAAGGACTATGCCGTCATCAACAGCGTCGACGACATCAAGGACTTCAAAACCTTCAAGAAGGTATGCGATTCGATGCAGGAACACAAGGACGATCTCGGCCTCGAAGGCGCCATCTCCAACGCCGGACTCGACGCCTCGGACACCTACCGCTTCGCGAGCCACCTGTCCCGCATCCCGCTGTTTTACGAATACAAGGACGCGGGCACCACCTTCGAACAGAACATCAAAGGCACGTATCTGGATGACATGAAGAACATCTGGGATCTGTATCTCAAAGACTCCACCGTGCAACCGACCGAGCTATCCAGCAAAACCTACGAGGACTCCACCGCCGAATTCGCCACCGGTCAGACCGCGTTCTACCAGAACGGCGTCTGGTCCTACACGCAGATCAAGGACAACGACGTGGCGGACGAGAATCTCGGCATGCTGCCGCTGTACATCGGAGCTCCCGGCGAGTCGGCATACGGACCGGCTTCGATCTACGACGCCTCGTGGGGCGTGAACAAGGATTCCAGCGACAAGGACAAGCAGGCCACGCTCGACTTCCTCAAGTGGCTGGTCAACAGCGATGAGGGCAAGAAGGCCCTGAGCCAGGATATGGGCTTCTCCGCGCCGTACACCACGTTCGGCAAGGACGATCAGCCAAACAACCCGCTGATTACCGCCGCGCTCGAATATCAGGAGAAGAACATTCCGTTCATCCGGTCCTTCGCCCTGCCTTCCGGCCATTGGGGCGACGAATTGGCCAACGCGCTGCTCGACTACACGCAGGGCGCCTCCGACTGGAGCACGGTCAAGAAGGCATACGTCGACAACTGGTCCTCGGAATGGCAGAACAACAAGGAAACGAACGGATCCTTGCCCGAATCCCAGCCGTTCAAGGGATGA
- a CDS encoding LacI family DNA-binding transcriptional regulator — translation MAQSDIHDVAKAAGVSISTVSRAFTRPELVSDKTRRKVLQAADQLDYNISRSAGALKMGQTYRVALLMNEGITSWFNAATLAGIESVMHPAGYDISLFQHIDTAETRRAFFTELPIRRNVDAVFVASFAIDPYEVEQLGRANVPIIGINTPSFEGFDASISIDDEEGMFRATQHLISLGHRHIVYVCSASETSMNASIDARGRGFVRACKASAPQRDLDWQVLTVQRGPGFIDAALAALIALDRFPDAICCQMDMLAIPLIMRLQRYGHYTPKDYSIIGFDDSTYANDVNLTTIRQDPEAMGQAAARKALDLIAGRPLDLAHETVTGQLILRGTDAVHQPR, via the coding sequence ATGGCGCAATCCGACATCCACGACGTGGCCAAGGCGGCCGGCGTGTCCATTTCCACGGTATCCCGCGCCTTCACGCGCCCCGAGCTCGTCTCCGACAAGACCCGGCGCAAGGTGCTGCAAGCCGCGGATCAGCTCGACTACAACATCTCCCGCTCCGCAGGCGCGCTCAAGATGGGGCAAACGTACCGCGTGGCGCTGCTCATGAACGAGGGGATCACCAGCTGGTTCAATGCGGCGACCCTGGCCGGCATCGAATCGGTGATGCACCCGGCCGGCTACGACATCTCCCTGTTCCAGCACATCGACACGGCGGAAACGCGGCGTGCGTTCTTCACCGAACTGCCGATCCGCCGCAACGTCGACGCCGTATTCGTCGCGTCCTTCGCGATCGATCCATACGAGGTGGAGCAGCTGGGCCGGGCCAACGTGCCGATCATCGGCATCAACACGCCCTCCTTCGAGGGATTTGACGCCTCGATCAGCATCGACGACGAGGAAGGCATGTTCCGGGCCACGCAGCACCTGATCAGCCTCGGCCACCGGCATATCGTCTATGTCTGCTCCGCCTCGGAGACCTCGATGAACGCCAGCATCGACGCGCGCGGCCGCGGCTTCGTGCGCGCCTGCAAGGCGTCCGCCCCCCAGCGCGATCTCGACTGGCAGGTGCTCACCGTGCAGCGCGGTCCCGGATTCATCGATGCGGCGCTGGCGGCGCTCATCGCCCTCGACCGGTTCCCGGACGCGATATGCTGCCAGATGGACATGCTCGCCATCCCCCTGATCATGCGGCTGCAGCGCTACGGCCACTACACGCCGAAGGACTATTCGATCATCGGGTTCGACGACAGCACCTATGCCAATGACGTGAACCTGACCACCATACGGCAGGACCCGGAGGCCATGGGGCAGGCCGCCGCGCGCAAGGCGCTGGACCTCATCGCGGGCCGCCCGCTGGATCTTGCGCACGAAACCGTCACCGGACAGCTCATATTGCGCGGCACCGACGCGGTGCACCAGCCCCGGTGA
- a CDS encoding alpha-amylase family glycosyl hydrolase: MTGAIRRPAWLERARFYEIYPQSFADANGDGIGDLPGIIRHLDYIEDLGCNALWINPCYDSPFKDAGYDVRDYTRVAERYGTNDDLVALFDAAHRRGMHVLLDLVPGHTSEEHAWFRAGARADPADRHLSGAGEDLSERYIWTDCWISGGDGLPFVGGEEERDGTYILNFFKCQPALNYGFAHPKHAWQKRALGPEALATCDAMLDVMRFWLSRGADGFRVDMADSLVKHDDGGKPYTIRTWQYMFSKIRPEFPEAAFVSEWGRPGESMQAGFDMDFYLDWRWDGWPNGYNILLRNTDTPLVREGDASYFNADSETSIKGFLDQYLMQLRDAERFGGYFDLITGNHDTLRVGQRLTARELKVAYGMLLTMPGCPFLYYGDEICMPYRPLPTKEGGYVRTGSRTPMQWDDTPNRGFSAAPAGRLYLPVGEDGGSPDVAGEKRDADSLYHWVRAVLAVRAGRRALDAGGRFDVIAAPEHGRLFAYERGAKGRSDGAAAYGDSGVEVGDAGAGAGGPADAGDRVIVAMNPGRGEESFALPQWARRSAAGAGPGVLLSVGDVCIRGDAVALGPQSFAVIG, encoded by the coding sequence GGCATCATCCGGCATCTCGACTACATCGAGGACTTGGGATGCAACGCGCTGTGGATCAACCCCTGCTACGACTCGCCGTTCAAGGACGCGGGCTACGACGTGCGCGACTATACGCGCGTCGCCGAGCGGTACGGCACCAACGACGATCTGGTCGCCCTGTTCGATGCGGCGCACCGACGCGGCATGCATGTGCTGCTCGATCTCGTCCCCGGCCATACCAGCGAGGAACACGCCTGGTTCCGCGCCGGCGCGCGGGCCGATCCGGCCGACCGGCACCTTTCCGGCGCGGGGGAGGACCTTTCCGAGCGCTATATCTGGACCGACTGCTGGATTTCGGGAGGCGACGGCCTGCCGTTCGTCGGCGGCGAGGAGGAGCGGGACGGCACGTATATCCTCAACTTCTTCAAGTGCCAGCCGGCGCTCAACTACGGGTTTGCGCATCCGAAGCACGCCTGGCAGAAGCGTGCGCTCGGGCCCGAGGCGCTGGCGACCTGCGATGCGATGCTCGATGTGATGCGGTTCTGGCTCTCCCGAGGGGCGGACGGTTTCCGCGTGGACATGGCGGACAGCCTGGTCAAGCATGACGACGGCGGCAAACCGTACACCATCCGCACCTGGCAGTATATGTTCTCGAAAATCCGCCCGGAATTCCCCGAAGCGGCCTTCGTCTCCGAATGGGGGCGGCCGGGCGAATCGATGCAGGCCGGGTTCGACATGGACTTCTATCTCGACTGGCGATGGGACGGATGGCCGAACGGCTACAACATACTGCTGCGCAACACCGATACCCCGTTGGTTCGGGAAGGCGACGCCAGCTATTTCAACGCCGATTCGGAGACGTCGATCAAGGGCTTTCTCGATCAGTACCTGATGCAGCTGCGGGACGCCGAACGCTTCGGCGGCTACTTCGACCTGATCACCGGCAACCACGATACGCTGCGCGTGGGCCAGCGCCTGACCGCGCGCGAACTCAAGGTGGCGTACGGCATGCTGCTGACCATGCCCGGCTGTCCGTTCCTCTACTACGGCGACGAGATCTGCATGCCCTACCGGCCGTTGCCCACCAAGGAGGGAGGATATGTGCGCACGGGCAGCCGTACGCCGATGCAGTGGGACGATACGCCGAACCGCGGGTTCTCCGCGGCGCCGGCCGGGCGCCTGTACCTGCCGGTGGGCGAGGATGGCGGAAGCCCCGACGTTGCCGGGGAGAAGAGGGATGCCGATTCGCTGTACCACTGGGTGCGTGCGGTGCTCGCCGTGCGTGCCGGGCGCCGGGCGCTCGATGCTGGCGGGCGCTTCGACGTGATCGCGGCGCCGGAGCACGGGCGGCTATTCGCCTATGAACGTGGGGCCAAGGGGCGTTCTGACGGTGCCGCCGCATACGGCGACTCGGGCGTCGAAGTCGGTGACGCTGGTGCCGGGGCCGGCGGGCCTGCCGATGCAGGGGATAGGGTCATCGTCGCGATGAACCCCGGTCGGGGCGAGGAGTCGTTCGCTCTGCCGCAATGGGCGAGGCGTTCCGCTGCGGGTGCGGGGCCGGGCGTGCTGCTGAGCGTGGGCGACGTGTGTATCCGCGGTGATGCCGTGGCGCTCGGCCCGCAGAGTTTCGCCGTCATCGGCTGA
- a CDS encoding ABC transporter substrate-binding protein: protein MTSVRKIIASASVLALGLGALAGCGSDNAGTSDSEGKVYMLNSKPEVVDQLQELADAYTDETGVQVDVQTASSGTYDTTLLSELAKDNAPTMFSTAGYATFARYKKYLEPIQDSEVYGLLNDDAKANSQKIGDDSYTIPYAVEYYGIIYNKKIVNEYAKKSYAVIKSADGITGYDVLKKVVEDMNKHKDDLGIQAAFATPGLESSDTYRFAAHMTRPPIFFEYRDNNTTFMKEIKGTYLDNYKDLFDLEMNNSPTERTMLGSKNYEDCTSEFALGDVAFYPNGVWAYSQIKDNEVADEDLGMLPYWMGVDGEEDYGPSTVYEATWGINKNASKADQQASLDFIKWMVTSDKGKEIMSKDMGFAVPFTTFGDDDQPDNPLVKAAKSWEDKGKKYMRSVDVPDQNWQNGIANALLEYAQGTGEWDGVKSAIVDGWKSEWAASEKSQGMLPGQTDFTW, encoded by the coding sequence ATGACGTCAGTGAGGAAAATCATCGCTTCCGCTTCGGTGCTTGCGCTGGGGCTTGGTGCGTTGGCCGGCTGCGGCAGCGACAACGCCGGCACCTCGGACAGCGAGGGCAAGGTCTACATGCTCAACAGCAAGCCGGAGGTGGTCGATCAGCTGCAGGAGCTGGCCGACGCCTACACCGACGAGACCGGCGTGCAGGTGGACGTGCAGACCGCTTCGTCGGGCACCTACGACACCACGCTGCTGTCCGAGCTGGCCAAGGACAACGCCCCGACCATGTTCAGCACGGCTGGGTACGCCACGTTCGCCCGCTACAAGAAGTACCTTGAGCCGATCCAGGACAGCGAGGTCTACGGTCTGCTCAACGACGACGCCAAGGCCAACTCGCAGAAGATCGGCGACGACTCCTACACGATCCCGTATGCGGTGGAGTACTACGGCATCATCTACAACAAGAAGATCGTCAACGAGTACGCGAAGAAGAGCTACGCGGTCATCAAGTCGGCCGACGGCATCACCGGCTACGACGTGCTCAAGAAGGTCGTCGAGGACATGAACAAGCACAAGGACGATCTGGGCATCCAGGCGGCGTTCGCCACGCCGGGGCTCGAGTCGTCGGACACCTACCGGTTCGCGGCGCATATGACCCGCCCGCCGATCTTCTTCGAATACCGTGACAACAACACCACCTTCATGAAGGAGATCAAGGGCACGTATCTGGACAACTACAAGGACCTGTTCGATCTGGAGATGAACAACAGCCCGACCGAGCGCACCATGCTCGGGTCGAAGAACTACGAGGACTGCACGTCGGAGTTCGCGCTGGGCGATGTGGCGTTCTATCCGAACGGTGTGTGGGCGTACAGCCAGATCAAGGACAACGAGGTGGCCGACGAGGATCTGGGCATGCTGCCCTACTGGATGGGCGTCGACGGCGAGGAGGACTACGGCCCCTCCACCGTGTACGAGGCGACCTGGGGCATCAACAAGAACGCCAGCAAGGCCGATCAGCAGGCCTCGCTCGACTTCATCAAGTGGATGGTGACCTCCGACAAGGGCAAGGAGATCATGTCCAAGGACATGGGCTTCGCGGTGCCGTTCACCACCTTCGGCGACGACGACCAGCCCGACAACCCGCTGGTGAAGGCGGCCAAGAGCTGGGAGGACAAGGGCAAGAAGTACATGCGCAGCGTGGACGTGCCCGACCAGAACTGGCAGAACGGCATCGCCAACGCGCTGCTCGAGTACGCGCAGGGCACCGGCGAATGGGACGGCGTCAAGAGCGCCATCGTCGACGGCTGGAAGTCCGAGTGGGCCGCCAGCGAGAAGTCGCAGGGCATGCTGCCCGGGCAGACCGACTTCACCTGGTGA
- a CDS encoding LacI family DNA-binding transcriptional regulator, with translation MEASIAQVAAAAGVSIATVSRAFARPDMVSEKTRTKVFTAADQLNYSISRSATSMKTGRAYRIALLVSEDISTWFNSQLFSGLNDVLHDDGYDISIYPVVTPEERSRFFTELPVRRNADAVIVSSFNVNPDEVSRLQSVHIPIVGVNTPSSDGYDATVSIDDRNGMRMVAEHLIALGHERIAFVRHRLSPSIPHSADLRIQGFRTPAVGRPTRLSPRPSTTTRRWTSPPTICCRRSSP, from the coding sequence ATGGAAGCGAGCATCGCGCAGGTCGCCGCGGCAGCCGGCGTCTCCATCGCCACGGTGTCCCGCGCATTCGCGCGTCCCGACATGGTGTCGGAAAAGACCCGGACCAAGGTCTTCACCGCGGCCGATCAGCTGAACTACTCGATCTCACGGTCGGCGACCTCCATGAAGACGGGTCGCGCCTACCGCATCGCGCTGCTGGTCAGCGAGGACATCTCCACCTGGTTCAACTCCCAGCTGTTCTCCGGTCTGAACGACGTGCTGCACGACGACGGCTACGACATCTCGATCTACCCGGTCGTCACCCCCGAAGAGCGCAGCCGGTTCTTCACCGAGCTGCCCGTGCGCCGCAACGCCGACGCGGTGATCGTCTCGTCGTTCAACGTCAACCCCGACGAGGTGTCCCGCCTGCAAAGCGTGCACATCCCCATCGTCGGCGTGAACACGCCGTCTTCGGACGGCTATGACGCCACCGTCAGCATCGACGACCGCAACGGCATGCGCATGGTGGCCGAGCATCTGATCGCACTCGGCCACGAACGCATCGCATTCGTGAGGCACCGCCTGTCCCCCTCGATCCCGCACAGCGCCGACCTGCGCATCCAAGGGTTCAGGACGCCTGCCGTGGGGCGTCCCACCCGGTTATCCCCACGACCATCTACTACGACGAGGAGGTGGACGAGCCCTCCGACGATCTGCTGTCGCAGATCCTCGCCCTGA